The following proteins are co-located in the Panthera uncia isolate 11264 chromosome F1, Puncia_PCG_1.0, whole genome shotgun sequence genome:
- the LOC125925983 gene encoding ribosome biogenesis protein NSA2 homolog, translating to MPQNEYIELHRKRYGYRLDYHEKKRKKEGREAHERSKKAKKMIGLKAKLYHKRRHAEKIQMKKTIKMHEKRNTKQKNDEKTPQGAVPVYLLDREGQSRAKVLSNMIKQKRKEKAGKWEVPLPKVRAQGETEVLKVIRTGKRKKKARKRMVTKVCFVGDGFTRKPPKYERFIRPMGLGFKKAHVTHPELKATFCLPILGVKKNPSSPLYTSLGVITKGTVIEVNVSELGLVTQGGKVIWGNMPRLPTILETMDA from the coding sequence ATGCCACAAAACGAATATATTGAGTTACACCGGAAACGCTATGGCTATCGTTTGGATTaccatgagaaaaagagaaagaaggaaggtcgAGAGGCTCATGAACGTtcaaagaaggcaaaaaagatGATTGGTCTGAAAGCTAAGCTCTACCATAAACGGCGCCATgctgagaaaatacaaatgaaaaagactATCAAGATGCATGAAAAGAGAAACACCAAGCAAAAGAATGATGAAAAGACTCCACAAGGAGCAGTACCTGTGTATCTGCTGGACAGGGAGGGACAGTCCCGAGCTAAAGTACTTTCCAATATGataaaacaaaaacgaaaagagaaagcaggaaaatgggAAGTCCCTTTGCCCAAAGTTCGTGCCCAGGGAGAAACAGAAGTATTAAAAGTTATTcgaacaggaaagagaaagaagaaagcacgGAAGAGGATGGTTACAAAAGTCTGCTTTGTTGGAGACGGCTTTACTCGAAAACCACCTAAATATGAAAGATTCATTAGGCCAATGGGCTTAGGTTTCAAAAAGGCCCATGTAACGCATCCTGAATTGAAAGCCACCTTTTGCCTGCCAATACTTGGTGTAAAAAAGAATCCCTCATCCCCACTATATACGTCTTTGGGTGTTATTACCAAAGGTACTGTCATTGAAGTGAACGTGAGTGAGTTGGGCCTTGTGACACAAGGAGGCAAGGTTATTTGGGGAAATATGCCCAGGTTACCAACAATCCTGGAAACGATGGATGCATAA